The Bradyrhizobium betae genomic interval GCGATGCGGGCTTTTCCCGCGTCAACTGGCAGACATTGTCGGGCGGCATCGTCGCACTGCATTCGGGCTGGCGTTTGTGATCTCTGCCATCACCCACATTTCGCGCCTGATCCGCGCCGCATTCGTGTTTGCGCGCGAAGGCGTGTTCGGCTCGGTCGATCCGAGCCTGGTGCCGCCGCCCGGGCAGCTCGCGCTAAAGCTTGCGCGCATCGTCGAGCGGCGTGGCCCTAAAGACGGGCCACGGATGTCGCGCGCGCTGACGCGGATGGGCCCGGCCTATCTCAAGCTCGGGCAGTTCCTCGCCACGCGCCCCGACGTCGTCGGCGTCATCATGGCGCGCGACCTTGAGAGCCTGCAGGATCGCCTGCCGCCGTTTTCGCAGACCGAGGCGGAAGCCGTGATCGCGACCTCGCTGGAGCGTCCGGTGGCGGATGTGTTCGCGAACCTCGGCCCGCCGGTCGCGGCCGCCTCGATCGCACAGGTGCATCGCGGCGAAGTGGTGCGCGACGGCGTCCGCAAGGCGGTTGCGGTCAAGGTGCTGCGTCCGAACGTGGCCGCGCGCTTCCGCCGCGACCTCTCCGATTTCTTCTTCGTCGCGCACAAGGCCGAGGCTTACTCGTCCGAGGCGCGGCGGCTGCGCCTGATCGAAGTGATCAACACCATGTCGCGCTCGGTCGCGATGGAGATGGACCTGCGGCTCGAAGCCGCCGCGCTGTCGGAGATGGCCGAGAACACGCGGGACGATCCCGATTTCCGGGTGCCGACCGTCGACTGGGACCGCACCACGCACAACGTGCTGACGATGGAGTGGATCGATGGCATCGCGCTGAACGATCACAAGCGCCTCGCGGAGTCGCAGGTCGATCTGCCCGATCTCGGCCGCAAGGTGATCCAGAGCTTTCTGCGGCACGCGCTGCGCGACGGCTTTTTCCACGCTGACATGCATCCGGGCAATCTGTTCCTCGATGACGCCGGCCGCCTGGTCGCGGTCGATTTCGGCATCATGGGCCGGCTCGGCATGAAGGAGCGGCGTTTCCTCGCCGAGATCCTGCTCGGCTTCATCACCCGTGACTATCGCCGCGTCGCCGAGGTGCATTTCGAGGCGGGCTACGTGCCCGCGCATCACTCCGTCGAGAATTTCGCGCAGGCCATCCGCGCCATCGGCGAACCCATTCACAACCGCACCGCCGAGGAGATCTCGATGGCGCGGCTGCTGACGCTGCTGCTCGAGGTCACCGGCCTGTTCGACATGACGACGCGGCCCGAACTGATCCTGCTGCAGAAGACCATGGTGGTGGTCGAGGGCGTGGCGCGCGGCTTCGATCCCAGGCTCGACATCTGGAAGGTCGCCGATCCCGTGGTGCGCGAATGGATCGAGCGCAATCTCGGACCGATCGGCCGGGTGCAGGGCGCGCTTGCCGGGGGCGGCGACCTCGCCCGCGTGCTGATGCGCCTGCCCGACATCGCGCAGCGTTCGGTCGCAGTGCTCGAACAGCTTGAAGCCATGACCCGTGACGGCATCCGGCTGTCGCCGGAGAGCATCGCCGCGATGGGCCGCAGCGAGGGCCGCAAGAACCGCTGGCGCACCGTCGCGCTCTGGATCATCGCCGCGACCTTCATCGGAATCCTGATCGCAGTCCGGAATCTGTGATTGCACTGCAATCATATGATTGATAGCATCGCTATCATCCGTGCTGGAGGGACGTCATGGCAAGCCTGACCATCCGCAAGCTCGACGAGGGCGTCAAAACCTATCTGCGCCTGCGCTCGGCCAGGAACCGCAGGTCGGTCGAGGAAGAAGTGCGGGTCATCCTCGGCGAGCTGATCGAGGGCCGCGAGGAGCCGCTGACGCCGTTCGCGCCGCCGCCGGCCCCATCCACGGCCCCCACGCCGCAGCGCATCGGCGCCGTCGCAGAGGCCAGCGTCACCCTGATCATTGGCGGCGGGATCGCGGCCTACAAATCGCTGGACCTGATCCGCCGGCTCAAGGAGCGCCGCATCGAGGTCCGCTGCGTGCTGACCAAGGCGGCGCAGCAATTCGTCACGCCGCTGGCGGTGAGCGCGCTCTCGCACGAGCGCGTCTACACCGATCTGTTCGACCCCCAGAGCGAGTTCGACGCCGGCCATATCCGGCTGGCGCGCGAGTGCGACTTGATCGTGGTGGCGCCAGCGACGGCCGACCTGATGGCGAAGATGGCCAACGGCCATGCCGACGATCTCGCCAGCGCCATCCTGCTCGCCACCAACCGCAAGATCCTGCTGGCGCCGGCGATGAATCCGCTGATGTGGAACAACGCGGCGACCCGCCGCAACGTTGGCTTGCTTCAGCGCGACGGCGTGGTGCTGATCGGCCCGAATTCCGGCGAGATGGCCGAGGCGGGCGAGGCCGGTGTCGGCCGCATGTCCGAGGCGATCGAGATCGCCACCGCCGCCGAGCGCCTGCTGCGGCCGCCGGTGCCGCGCCCGCTCGCCGGCAAGCGCGTGCTGATCACCGCAGGCCCCACGCACGAGCCGATCGATCCGGTGCGCTACATTGCCAACCGCTCCTCCGGCAAGCAGGGCTTTGCCATTGCCGCCGCCGCACAGGCCGCGGGCGCCGAGGTGATTTTGGTGAGCGGCCCGGTCGATCTCGCCGATCCCCGGGGCGTCACGGTGAAGCACGTCGAATCGGCGCGGCAGATGCTGGAGCAGGTGCAGGCCGCGCTTCCCGCCGACATCGCCATCTTCGCCGCCGCCGTTGCCGACTGGCGCGTCGCCAACGAAGGCGAGCAGAAGCTGAAGAAGACCTCGGCCGGCATGCCGCCGCTCCAACTGGTCGAGAACCCCGACATCCTCGCCACGATCTCCAAGCTGACCGACAACCGTCCGCCGCTGGTGATCGGCTTTGCCGCCGAGACCGAGCACCTCATCGACAACGCCAAGTCCAAGCTGGCCCGCAAGGGCTGCGACTGGATCGTCGCCAACGACGTCTCGCCCGCAACAGGCGTGATGGGCGGCGACCGCAACACTGTTCATCTCATAAGTCGGAAGCACGGCGAGATTGCAGTTGATTCCTGGCCGGTGATGACCAAGGAACAGGTCGCCATCGAACTGGTCGCGCATGTCGCCAAGAGCGTGACCGGAAAAGCCCCGGAGTCCGCATCTTGAGCACTGAGGTCACTGTCGAACTGCAGCAACTCGCCCACGCCGAGGGCCTGCCGCTGCCGGCCTATCAGACCGCGGACGCCGCCGGCCTCGATTTGATGGCCGCGGTGCCGGACAGCGAACCGATGACGCTCGCCCCCGGCCAATACGCGCTGGTGCCGACGGGGCTCGCGATCGCGCTGCCGCCCGGGCACGAGGCGCAGGTGCGGCCGCGCTCCGGTCTTGCCGCCAAGCACGGCGTCACCGTGCTGAACTCACCGGGCACGATCGACGCGGACTACCGCGGCGAGATCAAGGTGATCCTGATCAACCACGGCGCGGGCCCCTTCGTGATCAAGCGCGGCGAGCGCATCGCGCAGATGGTGATCGCGCCCGTGCTGCAGGCCACGCTGGTTCCGGCCGCAACATTGTCCGCGACCGATCGCGGCGCCGGCGGTTTCGGCTCGACCGGCCGCTAACCCACGACAATCCCAGCCGAATCATCCCGAAGAACGACGTGGGCTGGAACAGCGTCGCCGGCATTTTTGGGGGGCGGCCTCGGCGTTCACGATCTGGACTCTTACCGGTGGAGTCACGGTGAGGGTATTGTCGTTTGATTCGCGCGCGCGACGGGGGTCGCCGCGCGTCAGATTCGTGCGGTCTTGGGGCAACTATGTCAGGCGTGATCGTGTCGATGCGTCGGACGCTGCTGTCGTGCACATCGCTCGTGCGCAACGGCATGATTGGAAGCGCTCTCGCGGCGCTGCTGCCGGCTGCGCCGGCTGAGGCTGCCGACCTCGTCGATACACTCTCGGTATTGCTGGACTTCAACCGGCAGGAACTCGCGGTGCTGACCACCGCGCTGGCCCTGCTCGGTTTCTCGGTCGTGGCCGCCATCCTGCTGATGCGCACGCGCGTGCGCACGGTGAAGAACGAGGCGCGGCTGCGCGCGCGGATCGGGGAACTGCAGCTCCAGGCCGATCGCTTCGGCGCACTGCTGTTCGCCGAGCCGCAGGTCCTGATCTCGTGGCCGGCCGGCGACAACCGCGCGCAGATTTCCGGCGACATCTCCATGGTGCTGCCGCGCGATTCCTCGCCGCAGCGCGTGCTCGCGTTCGGAACCTGGCTGCCGCCGGAACCGGCGCTCCAGATGGACCACGCGGTCGATGCGCTGCGCGATCGCGGCGACGGATTCCAGATCACGCTGACGACGGCGCATGGTCACACGCTGGAGGCCATCGGCCGCGCCATCGGCGGCCAGGCCATTGTCAGGATTCGCGAACTCTCGGGCCTGCGCCGCGAACTGGCCGAAACCAATCTGCGCTACAAGGCGCTCTCCGACGAGACCGAGATGCTGCGCGGCTTCGCCGCCGCCGCGCCATGGCCGATCTGGGGCAAGGCCGAGAACGGCGCGCTCACTTTCGCCAATCCGGCCTATGTCCGCGCAACGGAGGCGACCAGCGTCGGGGACGCCCAGGAGCGCAAGCTCGAGCTGCTCGACAGTGCCGACCGCACCGCCATGGACCGCGGCCTGAAAGAGGCCGCCAGCTTCACCTCCCGGCTGCCCATCGTGATCGGCGGCGAGCGGCGTATCTACGACGTCCGCGCGGTCAATGTCGGCAGCAGCAGTGTTGGCGTCGCGATCGACGCCAGCGAGGCGGATGCGCTGAGCTCGGCCCTGGTGCGGATGGCGGAGGCGCATCGCCGCACGCTCGACCAGCTCTCCTCGGGCGTCGCCGTGTTCGACGGCCAGCGCCGGCTCGCCTTCTACAACGATTCCTACCGGCGGCTGTGGGACCTCGACCGCACCTTCCTCGACGCCAATCCTGACGATTCCAGCGTGCTCGACCAGCTCCGCGCCGCACGGAAACTGCCGGAGCAGCCGGACTTCCGTGCCTGGAAGGCAAAATTGCACGAGGCCTATCGTGCCGTGGAGGCCGCCAAGGACACCTGGTACCTGCCCGACGGCCGCGCGCTCTCCGTCGTCACCACGCCGAATCCGGAAGGCGGCGTCACCTATCTGTTCGACGACGTCACCGAGAGCCTCGAGCTCGCCCGCCGCTTCGACGGCATGATCCGGGTCCAGCGCGAGACGCTCGACAGCCTCGCCGAGGGCGTCGCGGTGTTCGGCAGCAACGGCAAGGCCCAGCTGTTCAACCCGGCCTTCGTCCGGATGTGGAAGCTGTCCGCCGACGCCATGCGCGACGAGCCGCATATCCAGACCGTCGAAGGCTGGTGCCACCAGCTGTTCGACGACCCCGCGGTCTGGCGCCAGATCCGTGAGGCCGTCACCTCGATCGAGAGCCGCGCCGACATTCCCCTGAAACTGGAACGCAAGGACGGCAGCGTGCTCGACGGCATGATCCGCCCGCTGCACGACGGCGCCACCATGCTGACGTTCCAGGACATCACTGACACCGAGAACGTCGAGCGTGCGCTGCGTGAGCGCAACGAGGCGCTGGAGGCCGCCGACCAGATGAAGGTGGATTTCGTCCACCACGTCTCCTACGAGCTGCGCTCGCCGCTCACCACCATCATCGGCTTCGCGCACTTCCTCAGCGATCCCTCCACGGGGCCGCTGACGCCGAAGCAGGCCGAATATCTCGACTACGTCACCAAATCGACCAACGCGCTGCTGGCGCTGACCAACAACATCCTGGACCTCGCCACCATCGACGCCGGCGCCATGAAGCTGGAACTCGGCCCGGTCGACGTCAGCAAGACCATCGAGCTGGCCGCCGAGGGCATCCAGGACCGGCTCGCCACCGACCGCATCCGTCTCAAGGTCGAGATCGCGCCCGATATCGGCAGCTTCATCGGCGATGAGAAGCGCGTGGTGCAGGTGCTCTATAACCTCCTCGCCAACGCCGTCGGGTTTTCTCCACAGGATTCCACCGTCGGCATCAGCGCGCGCCGCACCGAGGGCAGCGTGGTCTTCACCGTGACAGATTCCGGGCCTGGAATACCTGCCGACATGAAGGACAAGGTGTTCAACTGGTTCGAAAGCCGCTCGCAGGGGTCGCGTCACCGCGGCGCCGGGCTTGGCCTGTCGCTGGTGCGTTCCTTCGTCGAGCTGCATGGCGGCAAGGTGCGGGTGGATTCGATCGTCGGCCGGGGCACGCTCGTGATCTGCGATTTCCCGACCGACCAGGCGGCGCATCGCGACGCCGCCGAATGACTGCGTCCACCACATTCTCCGTCGCGCTTCCCAATGAGACGGCGACTGCGCAACTGATGGCCGACCTCGCGCTGCTGGTCGGTCCCGGCGATGTCATCACGCTCACCGGCGATCTCGGCGCCGGCAAGACTGCGGCCGCCCGCAGCCTGATCCGCTACCTCGCCGGCGACGAGGAACTGGAAGTGCCGAGCCCGACCTTCACTCTGGTGCAGGGCTACGAGCTGCCGCCATTTCCGGTGATGCATGCCGACCTCTATCGCATCGAGGACGAGAACGAACTCGAGGAGATCGGGCTGTCGCCGCTCCCCGATGCCACGCTGGTGCTGATCGAATGGCCGGAGCGCGCGCCGTCGGCGATGCCTGGGGATCGCATCGACATCACGCTGACGCACCGGCCGGCGCTGGGCCCGAACGCGCGCGCCGCCGAGATCACCGGTTACGGCAAGAGCGCCGCCGTCGTTGCGCGGCTGCAGGCGTTGCGCGACTTCCTCGATAGGTCCGGCTATATCGACGCAGGCCGCAAGCGCATGGCCGGCGACGCCTCGACCCGCTCCTATGCGCGACTGCTGCGCGATGACGGCGTCGTCATCCTCATGAACTTTCCGCAGCGCCCGGACGGCGCCGCGCTCTACAACGGAAAATCCTACAGCGCCGCTGTGCATCTCGCCGAGAACATCAGGCCGTTCGTCGCGATCGACGAGGGCCTGCGCGCGCAGGGACTCTCGGCGCCTCAGATCCATCATTTCGATCTCGACCACGGCTTTCTGATCAGCGAGGACTTTGGCAGCGAGGGCGTGATCGAAGGCGATCCGCCGCGGCCGATCGTAGACCGCTATGAAGCCGCGACCGATGTGCTCGCGATGCTGCACGGCAAGACGTTGCCGGAGATGCTGCCGCTGAACGGGCAGGCCTACGACATTCCCGTCTTCGACATCGAAGCACTTTTGATCGAGATCGGATTGATGCCGGAATGGTATCTGCCCGATCGCAACGCGCCGCTGAGCGACGACAAGCGCGACGAATTCTTCGCGATGTGGCGCGAGCTGTTGAAGAAGCCGCTGGCCGCGCCGAAGACGTGGATCATCCGCGACTATCACTCGCCAAATCTGATCTGGCTTGCGGACCGTATCGGCATCGCCCGCGTCGGCTTGATCGACTTCCAGGACACCGTGCTGGGGCCGCACTCCTACGACGTGGTGTCGCTGCTCCAGGACGCCCGCATCGACGTGCCCGAGGCGCTCGAGCTGACGCTGCTGTCGCGGTACATCAAGGCGCGGCGCGCCGATGATGCGAGCTTCGATCCGGCCGGCTTTGCCGAGCTCTACGCCATCATGTCGGCGCAGCGGAACACCCGCTTGCTCGGCACCTTCGCCCGGCTCAACCGCCGCGACGGTAAGCCGCATTATCTGCGCCACCAGCCGCGGATCTGGACCTATCTCCAGCGTTCGCTGGCGCATCCTGCGCTCAGCCCTTTGCGCGACTGGTATCTCGCCAACGTTCCACCGCCCCGGTCCGGAACCTGATTTACCGGCTGTTAGCCATCCCATCGGTATCATCGCCCGAACGCAGCCGGATAAATACGGGGCTGGAGCAAGGCAGATGGCGGTCAAGACGGACCAGCGCGGGAACAGCAGGGTTGTTTTCGAACGTGGGATTGCGGCCCAGATGATGGGGATCGACGGCACCTGGCGACGCGACTGCACCATGGAGGACGTCTCCGAGACCGGCGCCAAGCTGACGATCGACGGCTCCGTCGAAGGCCTCCATCTGAAGGAATTCTTTCTCGTGCTGTCGTCCACCGGGCTCGCGTACCGGCGCTGCGAGCTGGCCTGGGTCAATGGCGACCAGATCGGCGTCAATTTCCTGAAGGTCGGCGACAGGAAGAAAAAGGCGCGTTCCACATCGGTCGGGGCGTAACGGCAACACCCGTCGTACAACCGTCACGGCAGCTGGCTATGGCGGTTAAGACGCGGTGCGGCCAGATGAGGCCCGTGCTAGGATTGCCGCGAATACGAATTTCAGGAATCTGACAGAGACGAGTCCAGGAAAGCGAAGGATGTCCGTCAAACCGACCAAAGCCATGGTGCTCGCCGCGGGGTTCGGCCTGCGTATGCGTCCGTTGACGGAGAAGATGCCCAAGCCCCTGGTGCCCGTGGCCGGCCAGCCGCTGCTCGACCATGTGCTCGACAAGCTCGGCGAGGCCGGTGTGACCGAGGCCGTCGTCAACGTGCACTATTTGCCGGACCAGATCATCAATCACGTCGCGTCCCGCCAGCATCCGCGCGTCACCATCTCCGACGAGCGCGACCAGGTGCTCGGCACCGGCGGCGGCGTGGTCAAGGCATTGCCGCTGCTCGGCGACGCGCCGTTCTTCCACGTCAATTCCGACACGCTGTGGATCGACGGCGTGCGCTCCAATCTGGCGCGGCTTGCGGAAAACTTCGACCCCGCGCGGATGGACATCCTGCTGCTGATGGCGCCGACCGCGACCAGCATCGGCTATAGCGGCCGCGGCGATTACGGCATGCTGCCCGACGGCGCCCTGCGCAAGCGCAAGGAAAAGGAGGTCGTTCCGTTCGTCTATGCGGGCGCGGCGATCCTGTCCCCGTCGATCTTCGCCGATGCGCCGCAGGGCGAATTCTCGCTGACCAGAATGTTCGACCGCGCGAACGAGCAGGACCGGCTGTTCGGCCTGCGCCTCGACGGGGTCTGGATGCATGTCGGGACGCCCGATGCGGTGCACGCGGCGGAAGAAGCGTTTCTGGAGAGCGTGGCGTAAGCCGCCCGCCACTCGCACCGCTGTCATGCCCCGCGAAGGCGGGGCATCCAGTACGCCGCGGCTTCTCGGCCAGGACTTTACCGCCTGTGGAATACTGGATCATCCGCCTTCGCGGATGATGACACCTGTCCCTGCCCGACGAACAGCGGGGATGATCTCCCCTCCACCCATATCCATTTGAGTCCGCCTCCCTATATTGGCGCCTGATCCTTCGAATCAGGCAGCCATGCGCGTTTTCAGCGTTCCCCTCTCAGTTCCGTTCCTGCGCACGGTCGTCACGGCCCTGCTCGACGGCCGGCTGGTCGACGGATTCGAGGCGCGCAAGGAGCCGGCGCGGCTGGCCGATGCCACGCTGTACCTGCCGACACGACGCGCCATGCGCGTCGTCCGCGAGATCTTCCTCGACGAGATGGAGGCCGATGCCGTGGTGCTGCCGCGCATCGTCGCGCTCGGCGACATCGACGAGGACGAGCTGGCTTTCGCCGACGAAGGCGAGCAGTTTTCCGGCGCAACGCCGCTCGACATTCCGCCGCGGCTCGGCGAGCTCGAACGGCGGTTGACGCTGGCGCAGCTCGTCGCCGCCTGGGCCAAGGGCCCGGTGTTGTCGCCGCTGGTGGTCGGCGGCCCGGCCTCGACGCTGGCGCTGGCCGGCGACCTCGCGCGCCTGATCGACGACATGGTCACGCGCGGCGTCGACTGGAGCGCGCTCGACGGCCTCGTGCCTGATATGCTCGACCGCTACTGGCAGCATTCGCTCGAATTCCTGCGCATCGCGCGCATCGCCTGGCCCGGCCACCTCGCAGAGATCAACCGGATCGAGCCTGCGGCGCGGCGCGATCTCCTGATCGCGGCGGAGGCCAACCGGCTGACTACGCATCCCCGTGGCCCCGTGATCGCGGCCGGATCAACCGGCTCGATGCCGGCCACCGCAAAATTCCTGCATGCGGTCGCCTCGCTGCCGCACGGCGCCGTCGTGCTGCCGGGCCTCGACACCGATCTCGACGACGACGCCTGGCGGACTATCGGCGGCGTGCGCGACTCACTCGGAAAATTCGTCGAGCATCCGGCCTCGAACCATCCGCAATATGCCTTGCATGCGCTGCTGGATCGTTTTGGCATCAAGCGCGGCGACGTCGAGATCCTCCAGTCGCCCGCGGACGGCGGCCGCGACCTGCTGGCCTCGGAATCGATGCGGCCGTCCACGAGGACGGAGGTCTGGTACGACCGGCTCAAGCAGCCGGATGTCGCCGCCAGGATCGCCGGCGGCATGACAGATCTCGCCGTCGTCGAAGCCCCCAATCCTGAAATGGAAGCACTCGCAATCGCCATTGCGATGCGCGAGGCGCGGCATCTCGAAAAATCGGCGGCGCTGGTAACGCCGGACCGCGCGCTGGCGCGGCGGGTGATGGCGGCGCTGACTCGATGGGATCTCGCCTTCGACGATTCCGGCGGCGACGTGCTGATGGAAACGTCTGCCGGAACCTTCGCACGTCTGGCGGCGGAGGCGGCGACCAAGGGCCTGGAGCCGCCGACGCTGCTGGCGATGCTGAAGCATCCGCTGTGCCGGCTCGGCCGCGCGCCCGGCGCGTGGAAGACGGCGATCGAAGGGTTGGAGCTCGCGCTCCTGCGCGGGACGCGGCCACCCGCTGGCACGGCCGGCCTGCTGCGGGAATTCAACCGCTTCCGCGAGGAGCTTGCGAAGCTCGAGCGCAAGGAGGTCTCCTCACTCCATCACGCCGAGCCGCGCGCGCGTCTCAAGGCGCCGGACATCGAGCGGATCCAGGCGCTGATCGATATCCTGCAAAAGGTGCTGGCACCGATCGAGAGCCTGGCATCATCAAAACCGTATGACTTCGCCGAACTCGCGCATCGGCATCGCGAGATCCTGATCGAGCTGTCGCGCGACGAGCAGGGTATCCCGCTGGCCTTCGAGGAGCGCGAAGGCCTCGCGCTCGCCGGCGCCTTCGACGATCTGCTGCGCGGCGGCACGACCAGCGGGCTGATGGTGCAGTTGGCCGACTATCCCGAACTGTTCCAGACAGCCTTCGGCGACCGCGCCGTGCGGCGGCGTGACAAGCCCGGCGCGCGGCTGCAGATCTACGGCCCGCTGGAATCGCGCCTGATGCAAGCCGATCGCATCATCGTCGGCGGCCTGATTGAAGGCGTCTGGCCGCCGGCGCCGCGCATCGATCCCTGGCTCAGCCGACCGATGCGGCACGAGCTCGGCCTCGACCTGCCGGAGCGCCGCATCGGCCTTTCCGCCCACGATTTCGCGCAGCTGCTCGGCGGCGGCGAAGTCATTCTCACCCACTCCGCCAAGGCCGGCGGCGCACCGGCGGTGGCCTCGCGCTTCCTGCACCGGCTCGAGGCCGTCGCGGGCGAGGAGCATTGGAAAGCGGCCATTCGCGCCGGCGAAAAATACGTGAAATTCGCCGAAGCGCTCGACCAGCCCGAGGAGGTCGAACCGGTCAAGCAGCCCGAGCCGCGACCACCGCGCGCGACACGGCCGATGAGAATGTCGGTGACCGAAATAGAAGACTGGTTGCGCGATCCCTACACCATCTACGCCAAACGCATCCTGAAGCTCGCCGCGCTCGATCCCGTCGACATGCCGTTGTCGGCCGCCGACCGCGGCTCGGCGATTCACGATGCGCTCGGCGAGTTCACGGAAACCCATTCCACGCATCTGCCCGCCGATCCCGCCCGCGTGCTGCGCGCGATCGGCGAGAAGTATTTCGCGCCGCTGATGGAGCGGCCCGAGGCGAAAGCGCTGTGGTGGCCGCGCTTCCAGCGCATCGCGCGCTGGTTCGGCGAATGGGAGACGGTGCGGCGCGAGGCGATCGAGACGATCACGGCGGAGACCCAGGGCAGGATTTCGATCGGGCTCGACAACGAGCGCAGCTTCATTCTCACTGCACGCGCCGATCGCATCGAACGGCGTCGGGGCGGAGGCTATGCCATCCTCGACTACAAGACCGGACAGCCGCCGACCGGCAAGCAGGTCCGCATGGGCCTGTCACCGCAGCTCACGCTGGAAGCCGCGATCCTGCGCGAGGGCGGTTTTCCCGATATCGATGCCGGCTCCTCGGTGAGCCAGCTGGTCTATGTCCGCCTGAGCGGCAACAATCCGCCGGGCGAAGAACGCATCCTCGAGCTGAAGTTCAAGCAGAGCGACGAGCCGCAGCCGCCGGACACCGCCGCCGCGGAGGCGAGGGCCAAGCTGGAGGTACTGATCCGCGCCTTCGACGACGAGAACCAGCCCTACACCTCGCTGAACCTGCCGATGTGGACCAACCGCTACGGCACCTATGACGATCTCGCCCGGATCAAGGAATGGTCCGCGGCCGGCGGTTTGGGAATCGAGGAATGGTGAAGCTGCCGCGCCCCATCCCGGAGGAGGTGCGCGCGCGTCAGGCGCGTGCGTCCGATCCGACCGCGTCGGCTTTCGTGTCGGCCAATGCCGGCTCGGGCAAGACGCACGTGCTGGTGCAGCGCGTGATCCGCCTTCTGCTGTCGGGCGTGCCACCGGAAAAGATCCTCTGCATCACCTTCACCAAGGCTGCCGCGGCTAACATGGCCGAGCGCGTGTTCACCACGCTTGGCCATTGGGTGACGCTGGACGACGATGCGCTCACGAGGGCCAT includes:
- the coaBC gene encoding bifunctional phosphopantothenoylcysteine decarboxylase/phosphopantothenate--cysteine ligase CoaBC, with the protein product MASLTIRKLDEGVKTYLRLRSARNRRSVEEEVRVILGELIEGREEPLTPFAPPPAPSTAPTPQRIGAVAEASVTLIIGGGIAAYKSLDLIRRLKERRIEVRCVLTKAAQQFVTPLAVSALSHERVYTDLFDPQSEFDAGHIRLARECDLIVVAPATADLMAKMANGHADDLASAILLATNRKILLAPAMNPLMWNNAATRRNVGLLQRDGVVLIGPNSGEMAEAGEAGVGRMSEAIEIATAAERLLRPPVPRPLAGKRVLITAGPTHEPIDPVRYIANRSSGKQGFAIAAAAQAAGAEVILVSGPVDLADPRGVTVKHVESARQMLEQVQAALPADIAIFAAAVADWRVANEGEQKLKKTSAGMPPLQLVENPDILATISKLTDNRPPLVIGFAAETEHLIDNAKSKLARKGCDWIVANDVSPATGVMGGDRNTVHLISRKHGEIAVDSWPVMTKEQVAIELVAHVAKSVTGKAPESAS
- a CDS encoding nucleotidyltransferase family protein, whose translation is MSVKPTKAMVLAAGFGLRMRPLTEKMPKPLVPVAGQPLLDHVLDKLGEAGVTEAVVNVHYLPDQIINHVASRQHPRVTISDERDQVLGTGGGVVKALPLLGDAPFFHVNSDTLWIDGVRSNLARLAENFDPARMDILLLMAPTATSIGYSGRGDYGMLPDGALRKRKEKEVVPFVYAGAAILSPSIFADAPQGEFSLTRMFDRANEQDRLFGLRLDGVWMHVGTPDAVHAAEEAFLESVA
- the dut gene encoding dUTP diphosphatase codes for the protein MSTEVTVELQQLAHAEGLPLPAYQTADAAGLDLMAAVPDSEPMTLAPGQYALVPTGLAIALPPGHEAQVRPRSGLAAKHGVTVLNSPGTIDADYRGEIKVILINHGAGPFVIKRGERIAQMVIAPVLQATLVPAATLSATDRGAGGFGSTGR
- a CDS encoding sensor histidine kinase, translated to MSGVIVSMRRTLLSCTSLVRNGMIGSALAALLPAAPAEAADLVDTLSVLLDFNRQELAVLTTALALLGFSVVAAILLMRTRVRTVKNEARLRARIGELQLQADRFGALLFAEPQVLISWPAGDNRAQISGDISMVLPRDSSPQRVLAFGTWLPPEPALQMDHAVDALRDRGDGFQITLTTAHGHTLEAIGRAIGGQAIVRIRELSGLRRELAETNLRYKALSDETEMLRGFAAAAPWPIWGKAENGALTFANPAYVRATEATSVGDAQERKLELLDSADRTAMDRGLKEAASFTSRLPIVIGGERRIYDVRAVNVGSSSVGVAIDASEADALSSALVRMAEAHRRTLDQLSSGVAVFDGQRRLAFYNDSYRRLWDLDRTFLDANPDDSSVLDQLRAARKLPEQPDFRAWKAKLHEAYRAVEAAKDTWYLPDGRALSVVTTPNPEGGVTYLFDDVTESLELARRFDGMIRVQRETLDSLAEGVAVFGSNGKAQLFNPAFVRMWKLSADAMRDEPHIQTVEGWCHQLFDDPAVWRQIREAVTSIESRADIPLKLERKDGSVLDGMIRPLHDGATMLTFQDITDTENVERALRERNEALEAADQMKVDFVHHVSYELRSPLTTIIGFAHFLSDPSTGPLTPKQAEYLDYVTKSTNALLALTNNILDLATIDAGAMKLELGPVDVSKTIELAAEGIQDRLATDRIRLKVEIAPDIGSFIGDEKRVVQVLYNLLANAVGFSPQDSTVGISARRTEGSVVFTVTDSGPGIPADMKDKVFNWFESRSQGSRHRGAGLGLSLVRSFVELHGGKVRVDSIVGRGTLVICDFPTDQAAHRDAAE
- the ubiB gene encoding 2-polyprenylphenol 6-hydroxylase — its product is MISAITHISRLIRAAFVFAREGVFGSVDPSLVPPPGQLALKLARIVERRGPKDGPRMSRALTRMGPAYLKLGQFLATRPDVVGVIMARDLESLQDRLPPFSQTEAEAVIATSLERPVADVFANLGPPVAAASIAQVHRGEVVRDGVRKAVAVKVLRPNVAARFRRDLSDFFFVAHKAEAYSSEARRLRLIEVINTMSRSVAMEMDLRLEAAALSEMAENTRDDPDFRVPTVDWDRTTHNVLTMEWIDGIALNDHKRLAESQVDLPDLGRKVIQSFLRHALRDGFFHADMHPGNLFLDDAGRLVAVDFGIMGRLGMKERRFLAEILLGFITRDYRRVAEVHFEAGYVPAHHSVENFAQAIRAIGEPIHNRTAEEISMARLLTLLLEVTGLFDMTTRPELILLQKTMVVVEGVARGFDPRLDIWKVADPVVREWIERNLGPIGRVQGALAGGGDLARVLMRLPDIAQRSVAVLEQLEAMTRDGIRLSPESIAAMGRSEGRKNRWRTVALWIIAATFIGILIAVRNL
- a CDS encoding PilZ domain-containing protein — encoded protein: MAVKTDQRGNSRVVFERGIAAQMMGIDGTWRRDCTMEDVSETGAKLTIDGSVEGLHLKEFFLVLSSTGLAYRRCELAWVNGDQIGVNFLKVGDRKKKARSTSVGA
- the tsaE gene encoding tRNA (adenosine(37)-N6)-threonylcarbamoyltransferase complex ATPase subunit type 1 TsaE, which translates into the protein MTASTTFSVALPNETATAQLMADLALLVGPGDVITLTGDLGAGKTAAARSLIRYLAGDEELEVPSPTFTLVQGYELPPFPVMHADLYRIEDENELEEIGLSPLPDATLVLIEWPERAPSAMPGDRIDITLTHRPALGPNARAAEITGYGKSAAVVARLQALRDFLDRSGYIDAGRKRMAGDASTRSYARLLRDDGVVILMNFPQRPDGAALYNGKSYSAAVHLAENIRPFVAIDEGLRAQGLSAPQIHHFDLDHGFLISEDFGSEGVIEGDPPRPIVDRYEAATDVLAMLHGKTLPEMLPLNGQAYDIPVFDIEALLIEIGLMPEWYLPDRNAPLSDDKRDEFFAMWRELLKKPLAAPKTWIIRDYHSPNLIWLADRIGIARVGLIDFQDTVLGPHSYDVVSLLQDARIDVPEALELTLLSRYIKARRADDASFDPAGFAELYAIMSAQRNTRLLGTFARLNRRDGKPHYLRHQPRIWTYLQRSLAHPALSPLRDWYLANVPPPRSGT